From a region of the Solanum stenotomum isolate F172 chromosome 2, ASM1918654v1, whole genome shotgun sequence genome:
- the LOC125856073 gene encoding uncharacterized protein LOC125856073 has translation MNFYGDGIDEYDELVVAINGINFSRRQPKKRDLDLKNRGTPHAKPSIYEPLKSEFKPFPSHLRYVFLGQNSTLSVIIVADLNEGQVGALTSLMLDRKPSIEHQRRLNAPMQEVVKKEIIKWLDVVVIYPIADSSWVCLVQCIPKKGGIIVVPNVKNELVPMRPVIGWRISIAPENDEKTTFTCPYETFAFRRMSFGLCNSPMTFQGCMISIFSYMVEDTIEVFMDDFSVVGDSFDDCLVYLGEVLKLCEECNLVLNWEKCQFMMKEGIVLGHRISRKGIEVDRAKVEVIEKLPPSISVKGVGSFLRHAVYYRRFIKDFSKIAHPLYKLLKKNQSLSLIMLV, from the exons ATGAATTTTTATGGAGATGGtattgatgaatatgatgaGCTAGTTGTTGCAATTAATGGCATTAATTTTTCTCGTCGTCAACCAAAGAAGCGGGATCTGGATTTAAAGAATCGAGGCACTCCACATGCAAAACCATCCATTTATGAGCCTCTAAAATCGGAGTTTAAACCTTTTCCTTCTCATTTGCGGTATGTGTTCTTGGGCCAAAATAGTACTTTGTCAGTTATTATTGTTGCTGACTTAAATGAAGGGCAAGTAGGGGCATTGACATCG CTTATGCTAGATAGAAAAccaagtattgagcaccaaagaagATTGAATGCACCGATGCAAGAAGTtgtgaaaaaggaaatcatcaagtggttagatgTTGTTGTCATTTATCCCATTGctgatagtagttgggtgtgtctAGTTCAATGTATTCCAAAGAAGGGAGGAATAATTGTGGTTCCAAATGTAAAGAATGAACTCGTTCCAATGAGGCCGGTGATTGGTTGGAGA atttctatagctccGGAAAACGACGAGAAGACCActttcacttgcccttatgaaACGTTTGCTTTCAGAAGGATGTCATTCGGGCTGTGTAATTCACCGATGACTTTTCAAGGTTGCatgatttctatattttcttatatggtggaggacacaaTAGAAgtattcatggatgatttctcagTGGTTGGTGACTCGTTTGATGATTGCTTGGTATATTTAGGTGAAGTGCTAAAACTGTGTGAAGAATGCAATCTTGTTCtcaattgggagaaatgtcaatTTATGATGAAAGAGGGTATAGTTCTGGGTCATAGAATTTCAAGGAAGGGCATCGAAGTTGATAGAGCAAAAGTTGAAGTGATAGAAAAGCTACCACCATCAATCTCTGTGAAAGGTGTTGGAAGTTTTCTTAGGCATGCAGTTTATTATAGGAGGTTCATAaaggatttctcaaaaattgcacacccattgtaCAAACTACTCAAAAAGAATCAAAGTTTGAGTTTGATAATGCTTGTTTGA